Proteins from one Ahaetulla prasina isolate Xishuangbanna chromosome 2, ASM2864084v1, whole genome shotgun sequence genomic window:
- the LOC131192654 gene encoding zinc finger protein 585B-like isoform X1, which translates to MASSCSVANCKNRRWHGSHVTFHRFPFTKERQLNKWIKSIGRPNFAPSYDDVVCSAHFRKTDFWGRIASGRRNLKPGAVPTIFNTSGQSKRLNTAKRAQKESSEKGQPLVRRNPPDPEPSTRLEVVEGDADVLSSKNDIVILEHSYSTPASPSKAIASALELRVASSGDQAPAEPQARKSLRLCQARNRRELMEETRQNASEEPVVNSEVHRQHFRDFCYQEMEGPRHACCRLWDLCHQWLKPGKHTKLQMLELVILEQFQAILPQKVQEYVKEREPSNCDQAVSLAEEFIKSRQREEKKASDVSKTRRSPSHAKRILRCRKITKRKDGIVQDGAMSESQDQASPHRSGANGDNGGEEQENPENPGGNEATQEDLTDGKQEQEKEEQECQLEEAVEVDPGRISFEVVEESCTVEEESPASEKPYSCSKCEESFTDKSLLLEHRRSHPGDRRYGCSMCQKRFNKKACLLAHERSHTGDKPYQCSDCGKAFGLESSLITHQRTHTGEKPYECSECGKSYPWKTSLAVHQKIHAGETYSCPVCEKTFNQKSLLRIHKRIHTAEKLYKCSDCDQSFTLEKYLNAHRVRAHTRERPHACSHCDKTFIFKYSLIEHERMHTDERPYECSECGKRYNGKAALVVHQNTHGGQKSYLCPECGKSFKTKCALTGHEKSHKGEKPHKCSHCNKSFFWKHRLILHERVHTGEMPFQCSECGESFRYRNNLTKHKRNTHERTRMVGERIYQCSICGKSFRWRRSFILHERAHMGDKPFKCTDCGKSFMSRVSLIVHKRIHTGERPYKCSECGKSFIKKQALSKHKTVHTGERRYLCNVCGRRFSNKGNLMRHTKIHTGEKPYSCPICGKGFIQKVCLIEHEPTHSKEKPFICSDCGKKFKRKRGFLLHLRMHRGEMLQQSTKKSVNGGDAATANSKAPAKERCHPCLECGKSFHSRCHLIMHQRTHTGEKPYQCPECGKSFSQQSSLNTHQRVHTGEKPSLCTECGKSFHNKSNLARHQRIHTGEKPFACPECGKSFIQKASLEAHKATHSKENPFSCPDCGKTFKLKMSLLTHQRTHTGEKPYACSQCEKRFIRRSQLRRHEKAHAENLEIDPSQEVKIFTEEEAAASLELLVETAEPTELAELSMEAISTAVISVDGNLFLVQTTV; encoded by the exons ATGGCAAGTTCCTGCTCGGTGGCCAACTGCAAAAACCGCCGGTGGCATGGATCCCATGTCACCTTCCACAG GTTTCCTTTTACGAAGGAGAGGCAGTTAAATAAGTGGATCAAAAGCATTGGTCGTCCGAATTTCGCTCCCTCTTATGACGACGTCGTGTGTTCGGCACATTTCAGAAAGACGGATTTTTGGGGAAGGATAGCTTCCGGGAGAAGGAATTTAAAACCGGGAGCTGTCCCAACTATCTTTAATACCTCCGGCCAGTCAAAAAGATTAAACACTGCCAag AGGGCTCAAAAGGAAAGTTCAGAAAAGGGGCAGCCCCTCGTCCGACGGAATCCCCCTGATCCTGAGCCAAGCACTCGTCTGGAGGTTGTTGAGGGCGACGCCGATGTCTTGTCCTCCAAGAACGATATTGTCATCCTAGAACATTCTTACTCTACTCCGGCAAGTCCAAGTAAAGCAA TTGCTTCTGCCCTGGAGCTCCGGGTGGCCTCGTCAGGAGACCAAGCCCCCGCAGAACCCCAGGCAAGGAAGAGCCTTCGCCTCTGCCAGGCTCGGAACAGAAGGGAGCTCATGGAAGAGACGAGACAAAACGCTTCCGAGGAGCCGGTGGTCAACTCCGAGGTCCATCGCCAGCATTTCCGAGACTTCTGCTACCAGGAGATGGAAGGGCCGCGCCATGCTTGCTGCCGGCTGTGGGATCTCTGCCATCAGTGGCTGAAGCCTGGAAAACATACCAAGTTGCAGATGCTGGAACTGGTAATCCTGGAGCAGTTCCAGGCCATCCTACCTCAGAAGGTGCAGGAGTATGTCAAGGAACGGGAGCCTTCCAATTGCGACCAGGCCGTGAGCCTGGCCGAGGAGTTCATAAAGAGCCGGCAAAGAGAAGAG AAGAAGGCATCCGATGTCTCCAAAACAAGGAGGAGCCCTTCGCACGCAAAACGTATTTTGAGGTGCAGGAAGATCACCAAGAGGAAGGATGGCATCGTGCAGG ATGGAGCCATGTCGGAGAGCCAGGATCAGGCCAGCCCTCACAGGAGCGGCGCCAACGGAGACAACGGTGGGGAGGAGCAGGAAAACCCTGAGAATCCAGGAGGCAATGAAGCCACTCAGGAGGACCTGACAG ATGGCAAGCAAGAACAGGAGAAGGAAGAGCAAGAGTGCCAACTGGAAGAAGCGGTGGAAGTGGATCCCGGGAGGATTTCCTTCGAAGTGGTAGAAGAGAGTTGTACAGTAGAAGAGGAGTCTCCGGCGAGTGAGAAACCCTATAGTTGCTCCAAGTGTGAGGAAAGTTTCACCGATAAATCATTGCTCCTTGAACACCGAAGATCACATCCAGGGGACAGGCGATATGGATGTTCCATGTGCCAGAAGAGGTTCAACAAGAAAGCTTGTCTTCTTGCACATGAGAGATCCCACACGGGAGACAAACCTTATCAGTGTTCGGATTGCGGCAAGGCCTTCGGGCTGGAATCTTCTCTCATTACGCACCAGAGGAcccacactggagagaaaccctatgaatGTTCGGAGTGTGGGAAGAGCTACCCCTGGAAAACATCTCTGGCGGTTCATCAGAAGATTCACGCTGGCGAGACGTACTCGTGCCCCGTGTGCGAGAAAACCTTCAATCAGAAGTCTTTACTTCGGAtacacaagaggatccacacggCGGAGAAACTGTACAAATGCTCGGACTGTGACCAGAGCTTCACCCTTGAAAAATACCTTAATGCGCACAGGGTGAGGGCTCACACCCGGGAGCGACCGCACGCCTGCTCGCACTGTGACAAAACCTTCATCTTTAAATATTCCCTCATCGAACACGAGCGCATGCACACCGATGAGAGGCCTTATGAATGCTCCGAGTGTGGCAAACGCTACAATGGCAAAGCTGCCCTGGTGGTCCACCAAAACACACACGGCGGACAGAAATCCTATCTGTGTCCCGAGTGCGGCAAGAGTTTCAAAACCAAATGCGCTTTGACGGGTCACGAGAAAAGCCACAAAGGAGAGAAGCCCCACAAATGTTCGCACTGCAACAAAAGCTTCTTCTGGAAACACCGCCTTATTCTGCACGAGAGGGTTCACACAGGGGAGATGCCCTTTCAGTGCTCAGAGTGTGGCGAAAGCTTCCGTTACAGAAACAACCTGACCAAGCACAAGAGGAACACGCACGAGAGAACCCGGATGGTTGGAGAGAGGATCTATCAGTGCTCGATTTGTGGCAAAAGTTTCCGCTGGAGACGGAGTTTCATCTTGCACGAGAGGGCCCACATGGGAGACAAACCCTTTAAATGTACCGACTGTGGGAAAAGCTTCATGAGCCGCGTGTCCCTCATTGttcacaagaggatccacacggGAGAGAGGCCTTACAAGTGCTCCGAATGTGGGAAAAGCTTCATTAAGAAGCAGGCCCTCAGTAAACACAAGACGGTCCATACAGGCGAGAGGCGATATTTGTGCAACGTCTGTGGAAGAAGGTTCTCCAATAAAGGTAACCTGATGAGGCACACCAAgatccacacgggagagaagCCCTACAGCTGCCCCATATGTGGGAAAGGCTTCATACAGAAAGTGTGCCTTATTGAGCACGAACCCACCCACAGCAAGGAAAAACCCTTCATCTGTTCGGACTGCGGGAAGAAGTTCAAGCGGAAAAGAGGTTTCCTTCTGCACTTGAGAATGCATCGAGgggaaatgctgcaacagtccaCCAAGAAAAGCGTCAATGGTGGCGATGCCGCCACCGCAAACAGCAAAGCCCCGGCGAAAGAGAGATGCCACCCGTGCCTggaatgtgggaaaagtttccacTCAAGGTGTCATCTCATTATGCATCAGAGGACCCACACGGGAGAGAAGCCCTATCAGTGCCCAGAGTGCGGGAAAAGCTTCAGTCAGCAGTCGTCCCTCAACACACACCAGCGAGTCCACACGGGCGAGAAGCCCTCCCTGTGTACAGAGTGCGGGAAAAGTTTTCACAATAAAAGCAACCTGGCCCGGCACCAGCGAATCCACACGGGGGAAAAGCCCTTTGCCTGCCCTGAGTGCGGGAAGAGTTTCATTCAGAAAGCCTCTTTGGAAGCTCACAAAGCCACCCACAGCAAAGAGAACCCCTTCTCCTGCCCCGACTGCGGGAAGACCTTCAAGCTGAAAATGTCGCTCCTCacccaccagaggactcacacgggagagaaaccttaCGCCTGTTCCCAGTGCGAGAAAAGGTTCATCCGACGTTCTCAGCTGCGCAGGCACGAAAAGGCACATGCAG AAAACCTAGAGATAGACCCTTCTCAGGAGGTGAAGATCTTCACTGAAGAAGAGGCCGCCGCTTCTTTAG AATTGCTGGTTGAAACTGCTGAACCTACAGAACTTGCTGAACTTTCTATGGAGGCCATAAGCACTGCTGTG
- the LOC131192654 gene encoding zinc finger protein 585B-like isoform X2, with translation MASSCSVANCKNRRWHGSHVTFHRFPFTKERQLNKWIKSIGRPNFAPSYDDVVCSAHFRKTDFWGRIASGRRNLKPGAVPTIFNTSGQSKRLNTAKRAQKESSEKGQPLVRRNPPDPEPSTRLEVVEGDADVLSSKNDIVILEHSYSTPASPIASALELRVASSGDQAPAEPQARKSLRLCQARNRRELMEETRQNASEEPVVNSEVHRQHFRDFCYQEMEGPRHACCRLWDLCHQWLKPGKHTKLQMLELVILEQFQAILPQKVQEYVKEREPSNCDQAVSLAEEFIKSRQREEKKASDVSKTRRSPSHAKRILRCRKITKRKDGIVQDGAMSESQDQASPHRSGANGDNGGEEQENPENPGGNEATQEDLTDGKQEQEKEEQECQLEEAVEVDPGRISFEVVEESCTVEEESPASEKPYSCSKCEESFTDKSLLLEHRRSHPGDRRYGCSMCQKRFNKKACLLAHERSHTGDKPYQCSDCGKAFGLESSLITHQRTHTGEKPYECSECGKSYPWKTSLAVHQKIHAGETYSCPVCEKTFNQKSLLRIHKRIHTAEKLYKCSDCDQSFTLEKYLNAHRVRAHTRERPHACSHCDKTFIFKYSLIEHERMHTDERPYECSECGKRYNGKAALVVHQNTHGGQKSYLCPECGKSFKTKCALTGHEKSHKGEKPHKCSHCNKSFFWKHRLILHERVHTGEMPFQCSECGESFRYRNNLTKHKRNTHERTRMVGERIYQCSICGKSFRWRRSFILHERAHMGDKPFKCTDCGKSFMSRVSLIVHKRIHTGERPYKCSECGKSFIKKQALSKHKTVHTGERRYLCNVCGRRFSNKGNLMRHTKIHTGEKPYSCPICGKGFIQKVCLIEHEPTHSKEKPFICSDCGKKFKRKRGFLLHLRMHRGEMLQQSTKKSVNGGDAATANSKAPAKERCHPCLECGKSFHSRCHLIMHQRTHTGEKPYQCPECGKSFSQQSSLNTHQRVHTGEKPSLCTECGKSFHNKSNLARHQRIHTGEKPFACPECGKSFIQKASLEAHKATHSKENPFSCPDCGKTFKLKMSLLTHQRTHTGEKPYACSQCEKRFIRRSQLRRHEKAHAENLEIDPSQEVKIFTEEEAAASLELLVETAEPTELAELSMEAISTAVISVDGNLFLVQTTV, from the exons ATGGCAAGTTCCTGCTCGGTGGCCAACTGCAAAAACCGCCGGTGGCATGGATCCCATGTCACCTTCCACAG GTTTCCTTTTACGAAGGAGAGGCAGTTAAATAAGTGGATCAAAAGCATTGGTCGTCCGAATTTCGCTCCCTCTTATGACGACGTCGTGTGTTCGGCACATTTCAGAAAGACGGATTTTTGGGGAAGGATAGCTTCCGGGAGAAGGAATTTAAAACCGGGAGCTGTCCCAACTATCTTTAATACCTCCGGCCAGTCAAAAAGATTAAACACTGCCAag AGGGCTCAAAAGGAAAGTTCAGAAAAGGGGCAGCCCCTCGTCCGACGGAATCCCCCTGATCCTGAGCCAAGCACTCGTCTGGAGGTTGTTGAGGGCGACGCCGATGTCTTGTCCTCCAAGAACGATATTGTCATCCTAGAACATTCTTACTCTACTCCGGCAAGTCCAA TTGCTTCTGCCCTGGAGCTCCGGGTGGCCTCGTCAGGAGACCAAGCCCCCGCAGAACCCCAGGCAAGGAAGAGCCTTCGCCTCTGCCAGGCTCGGAACAGAAGGGAGCTCATGGAAGAGACGAGACAAAACGCTTCCGAGGAGCCGGTGGTCAACTCCGAGGTCCATCGCCAGCATTTCCGAGACTTCTGCTACCAGGAGATGGAAGGGCCGCGCCATGCTTGCTGCCGGCTGTGGGATCTCTGCCATCAGTGGCTGAAGCCTGGAAAACATACCAAGTTGCAGATGCTGGAACTGGTAATCCTGGAGCAGTTCCAGGCCATCCTACCTCAGAAGGTGCAGGAGTATGTCAAGGAACGGGAGCCTTCCAATTGCGACCAGGCCGTGAGCCTGGCCGAGGAGTTCATAAAGAGCCGGCAAAGAGAAGAG AAGAAGGCATCCGATGTCTCCAAAACAAGGAGGAGCCCTTCGCACGCAAAACGTATTTTGAGGTGCAGGAAGATCACCAAGAGGAAGGATGGCATCGTGCAGG ATGGAGCCATGTCGGAGAGCCAGGATCAGGCCAGCCCTCACAGGAGCGGCGCCAACGGAGACAACGGTGGGGAGGAGCAGGAAAACCCTGAGAATCCAGGAGGCAATGAAGCCACTCAGGAGGACCTGACAG ATGGCAAGCAAGAACAGGAGAAGGAAGAGCAAGAGTGCCAACTGGAAGAAGCGGTGGAAGTGGATCCCGGGAGGATTTCCTTCGAAGTGGTAGAAGAGAGTTGTACAGTAGAAGAGGAGTCTCCGGCGAGTGAGAAACCCTATAGTTGCTCCAAGTGTGAGGAAAGTTTCACCGATAAATCATTGCTCCTTGAACACCGAAGATCACATCCAGGGGACAGGCGATATGGATGTTCCATGTGCCAGAAGAGGTTCAACAAGAAAGCTTGTCTTCTTGCACATGAGAGATCCCACACGGGAGACAAACCTTATCAGTGTTCGGATTGCGGCAAGGCCTTCGGGCTGGAATCTTCTCTCATTACGCACCAGAGGAcccacactggagagaaaccctatgaatGTTCGGAGTGTGGGAAGAGCTACCCCTGGAAAACATCTCTGGCGGTTCATCAGAAGATTCACGCTGGCGAGACGTACTCGTGCCCCGTGTGCGAGAAAACCTTCAATCAGAAGTCTTTACTTCGGAtacacaagaggatccacacggCGGAGAAACTGTACAAATGCTCGGACTGTGACCAGAGCTTCACCCTTGAAAAATACCTTAATGCGCACAGGGTGAGGGCTCACACCCGGGAGCGACCGCACGCCTGCTCGCACTGTGACAAAACCTTCATCTTTAAATATTCCCTCATCGAACACGAGCGCATGCACACCGATGAGAGGCCTTATGAATGCTCCGAGTGTGGCAAACGCTACAATGGCAAAGCTGCCCTGGTGGTCCACCAAAACACACACGGCGGACAGAAATCCTATCTGTGTCCCGAGTGCGGCAAGAGTTTCAAAACCAAATGCGCTTTGACGGGTCACGAGAAAAGCCACAAAGGAGAGAAGCCCCACAAATGTTCGCACTGCAACAAAAGCTTCTTCTGGAAACACCGCCTTATTCTGCACGAGAGGGTTCACACAGGGGAGATGCCCTTTCAGTGCTCAGAGTGTGGCGAAAGCTTCCGTTACAGAAACAACCTGACCAAGCACAAGAGGAACACGCACGAGAGAACCCGGATGGTTGGAGAGAGGATCTATCAGTGCTCGATTTGTGGCAAAAGTTTCCGCTGGAGACGGAGTTTCATCTTGCACGAGAGGGCCCACATGGGAGACAAACCCTTTAAATGTACCGACTGTGGGAAAAGCTTCATGAGCCGCGTGTCCCTCATTGttcacaagaggatccacacggGAGAGAGGCCTTACAAGTGCTCCGAATGTGGGAAAAGCTTCATTAAGAAGCAGGCCCTCAGTAAACACAAGACGGTCCATACAGGCGAGAGGCGATATTTGTGCAACGTCTGTGGAAGAAGGTTCTCCAATAAAGGTAACCTGATGAGGCACACCAAgatccacacgggagagaagCCCTACAGCTGCCCCATATGTGGGAAAGGCTTCATACAGAAAGTGTGCCTTATTGAGCACGAACCCACCCACAGCAAGGAAAAACCCTTCATCTGTTCGGACTGCGGGAAGAAGTTCAAGCGGAAAAGAGGTTTCCTTCTGCACTTGAGAATGCATCGAGgggaaatgctgcaacagtccaCCAAGAAAAGCGTCAATGGTGGCGATGCCGCCACCGCAAACAGCAAAGCCCCGGCGAAAGAGAGATGCCACCCGTGCCTggaatgtgggaaaagtttccacTCAAGGTGTCATCTCATTATGCATCAGAGGACCCACACGGGAGAGAAGCCCTATCAGTGCCCAGAGTGCGGGAAAAGCTTCAGTCAGCAGTCGTCCCTCAACACACACCAGCGAGTCCACACGGGCGAGAAGCCCTCCCTGTGTACAGAGTGCGGGAAAAGTTTTCACAATAAAAGCAACCTGGCCCGGCACCAGCGAATCCACACGGGGGAAAAGCCCTTTGCCTGCCCTGAGTGCGGGAAGAGTTTCATTCAGAAAGCCTCTTTGGAAGCTCACAAAGCCACCCACAGCAAAGAGAACCCCTTCTCCTGCCCCGACTGCGGGAAGACCTTCAAGCTGAAAATGTCGCTCCTCacccaccagaggactcacacgggagagaaaccttaCGCCTGTTCCCAGTGCGAGAAAAGGTTCATCCGACGTTCTCAGCTGCGCAGGCACGAAAAGGCACATGCAG AAAACCTAGAGATAGACCCTTCTCAGGAGGTGAAGATCTTCACTGAAGAAGAGGCCGCCGCTTCTTTAG AATTGCTGGTTGAAACTGCTGAACCTACAGAACTTGCTGAACTTTCTATGGAGGCCATAAGCACTGCTGTG
- the LOC131192654 gene encoding zinc finger protein 585B-like isoform X3, with protein MASSCSVANCKNRRWHGSHVTFHRFPFTKERQLNKWIKSIGRPNFAPSYDDVVCSAHFRKTDFWGRIASGRRNLKPGAVPTIFNTSGQSKRLNTAKRAQKESSEKGQPLVRRNPPDPEPSTRLEVVEGDADVLSSKNDIVILEHSYSTPASPSKAIASALELRVASSGDQAPAEPQARKSLRLCQARNRRELMEETRQNASEEPVVNSEVHRQHFRDFCYQEMEGPRHACCRLWDLCHQWLKPGKHTKLQMLELVILEQFQAILPQKVQEYVKEREPSNCDQAVSLAEEFIKSRQREEKKASDVSKTRRSPSHAKRILRCRKITKRKDGIVQDGKQEQEKEEQECQLEEAVEVDPGRISFEVVEESCTVEEESPASEKPYSCSKCEESFTDKSLLLEHRRSHPGDRRYGCSMCQKRFNKKACLLAHERSHTGDKPYQCSDCGKAFGLESSLITHQRTHTGEKPYECSECGKSYPWKTSLAVHQKIHAGETYSCPVCEKTFNQKSLLRIHKRIHTAEKLYKCSDCDQSFTLEKYLNAHRVRAHTRERPHACSHCDKTFIFKYSLIEHERMHTDERPYECSECGKRYNGKAALVVHQNTHGGQKSYLCPECGKSFKTKCALTGHEKSHKGEKPHKCSHCNKSFFWKHRLILHERVHTGEMPFQCSECGESFRYRNNLTKHKRNTHERTRMVGERIYQCSICGKSFRWRRSFILHERAHMGDKPFKCTDCGKSFMSRVSLIVHKRIHTGERPYKCSECGKSFIKKQALSKHKTVHTGERRYLCNVCGRRFSNKGNLMRHTKIHTGEKPYSCPICGKGFIQKVCLIEHEPTHSKEKPFICSDCGKKFKRKRGFLLHLRMHRGEMLQQSTKKSVNGGDAATANSKAPAKERCHPCLECGKSFHSRCHLIMHQRTHTGEKPYQCPECGKSFSQQSSLNTHQRVHTGEKPSLCTECGKSFHNKSNLARHQRIHTGEKPFACPECGKSFIQKASLEAHKATHSKENPFSCPDCGKTFKLKMSLLTHQRTHTGEKPYACSQCEKRFIRRSQLRRHEKAHAENLEIDPSQEVKIFTEEEAAASLELLVETAEPTELAELSMEAISTAVISVDGNLFLVQTTV; from the exons ATGGCAAGTTCCTGCTCGGTGGCCAACTGCAAAAACCGCCGGTGGCATGGATCCCATGTCACCTTCCACAG GTTTCCTTTTACGAAGGAGAGGCAGTTAAATAAGTGGATCAAAAGCATTGGTCGTCCGAATTTCGCTCCCTCTTATGACGACGTCGTGTGTTCGGCACATTTCAGAAAGACGGATTTTTGGGGAAGGATAGCTTCCGGGAGAAGGAATTTAAAACCGGGAGCTGTCCCAACTATCTTTAATACCTCCGGCCAGTCAAAAAGATTAAACACTGCCAag AGGGCTCAAAAGGAAAGTTCAGAAAAGGGGCAGCCCCTCGTCCGACGGAATCCCCCTGATCCTGAGCCAAGCACTCGTCTGGAGGTTGTTGAGGGCGACGCCGATGTCTTGTCCTCCAAGAACGATATTGTCATCCTAGAACATTCTTACTCTACTCCGGCAAGTCCAAGTAAAGCAA TTGCTTCTGCCCTGGAGCTCCGGGTGGCCTCGTCAGGAGACCAAGCCCCCGCAGAACCCCAGGCAAGGAAGAGCCTTCGCCTCTGCCAGGCTCGGAACAGAAGGGAGCTCATGGAAGAGACGAGACAAAACGCTTCCGAGGAGCCGGTGGTCAACTCCGAGGTCCATCGCCAGCATTTCCGAGACTTCTGCTACCAGGAGATGGAAGGGCCGCGCCATGCTTGCTGCCGGCTGTGGGATCTCTGCCATCAGTGGCTGAAGCCTGGAAAACATACCAAGTTGCAGATGCTGGAACTGGTAATCCTGGAGCAGTTCCAGGCCATCCTACCTCAGAAGGTGCAGGAGTATGTCAAGGAACGGGAGCCTTCCAATTGCGACCAGGCCGTGAGCCTGGCCGAGGAGTTCATAAAGAGCCGGCAAAGAGAAGAG AAGAAGGCATCCGATGTCTCCAAAACAAGGAGGAGCCCTTCGCACGCAAAACGTATTTTGAGGTGCAGGAAGATCACCAAGAGGAAGGATGGCATCGTGCAGG ATGGCAAGCAAGAACAGGAGAAGGAAGAGCAAGAGTGCCAACTGGAAGAAGCGGTGGAAGTGGATCCCGGGAGGATTTCCTTCGAAGTGGTAGAAGAGAGTTGTACAGTAGAAGAGGAGTCTCCGGCGAGTGAGAAACCCTATAGTTGCTCCAAGTGTGAGGAAAGTTTCACCGATAAATCATTGCTCCTTGAACACCGAAGATCACATCCAGGGGACAGGCGATATGGATGTTCCATGTGCCAGAAGAGGTTCAACAAGAAAGCTTGTCTTCTTGCACATGAGAGATCCCACACGGGAGACAAACCTTATCAGTGTTCGGATTGCGGCAAGGCCTTCGGGCTGGAATCTTCTCTCATTACGCACCAGAGGAcccacactggagagaaaccctatgaatGTTCGGAGTGTGGGAAGAGCTACCCCTGGAAAACATCTCTGGCGGTTCATCAGAAGATTCACGCTGGCGAGACGTACTCGTGCCCCGTGTGCGAGAAAACCTTCAATCAGAAGTCTTTACTTCGGAtacacaagaggatccacacggCGGAGAAACTGTACAAATGCTCGGACTGTGACCAGAGCTTCACCCTTGAAAAATACCTTAATGCGCACAGGGTGAGGGCTCACACCCGGGAGCGACCGCACGCCTGCTCGCACTGTGACAAAACCTTCATCTTTAAATATTCCCTCATCGAACACGAGCGCATGCACACCGATGAGAGGCCTTATGAATGCTCCGAGTGTGGCAAACGCTACAATGGCAAAGCTGCCCTGGTGGTCCACCAAAACACACACGGCGGACAGAAATCCTATCTGTGTCCCGAGTGCGGCAAGAGTTTCAAAACCAAATGCGCTTTGACGGGTCACGAGAAAAGCCACAAAGGAGAGAAGCCCCACAAATGTTCGCACTGCAACAAAAGCTTCTTCTGGAAACACCGCCTTATTCTGCACGAGAGGGTTCACACAGGGGAGATGCCCTTTCAGTGCTCAGAGTGTGGCGAAAGCTTCCGTTACAGAAACAACCTGACCAAGCACAAGAGGAACACGCACGAGAGAACCCGGATGGTTGGAGAGAGGATCTATCAGTGCTCGATTTGTGGCAAAAGTTTCCGCTGGAGACGGAGTTTCATCTTGCACGAGAGGGCCCACATGGGAGACAAACCCTTTAAATGTACCGACTGTGGGAAAAGCTTCATGAGCCGCGTGTCCCTCATTGttcacaagaggatccacacggGAGAGAGGCCTTACAAGTGCTCCGAATGTGGGAAAAGCTTCATTAAGAAGCAGGCCCTCAGTAAACACAAGACGGTCCATACAGGCGAGAGGCGATATTTGTGCAACGTCTGTGGAAGAAGGTTCTCCAATAAAGGTAACCTGATGAGGCACACCAAgatccacacgggagagaagCCCTACAGCTGCCCCATATGTGGGAAAGGCTTCATACAGAAAGTGTGCCTTATTGAGCACGAACCCACCCACAGCAAGGAAAAACCCTTCATCTGTTCGGACTGCGGGAAGAAGTTCAAGCGGAAAAGAGGTTTCCTTCTGCACTTGAGAATGCATCGAGgggaaatgctgcaacagtccaCCAAGAAAAGCGTCAATGGTGGCGATGCCGCCACCGCAAACAGCAAAGCCCCGGCGAAAGAGAGATGCCACCCGTGCCTggaatgtgggaaaagtttccacTCAAGGTGTCATCTCATTATGCATCAGAGGACCCACACGGGAGAGAAGCCCTATCAGTGCCCAGAGTGCGGGAAAAGCTTCAGTCAGCAGTCGTCCCTCAACACACACCAGCGAGTCCACACGGGCGAGAAGCCCTCCCTGTGTACAGAGTGCGGGAAAAGTTTTCACAATAAAAGCAACCTGGCCCGGCACCAGCGAATCCACACGGGGGAAAAGCCCTTTGCCTGCCCTGAGTGCGGGAAGAGTTTCATTCAGAAAGCCTCTTTGGAAGCTCACAAAGCCACCCACAGCAAAGAGAACCCCTTCTCCTGCCCCGACTGCGGGAAGACCTTCAAGCTGAAAATGTCGCTCCTCacccaccagaggactcacacgggagagaaaccttaCGCCTGTTCCCAGTGCGAGAAAAGGTTCATCCGACGTTCTCAGCTGCGCAGGCACGAAAAGGCACATGCAG AAAACCTAGAGATAGACCCTTCTCAGGAGGTGAAGATCTTCACTGAAGAAGAGGCCGCCGCTTCTTTAG AATTGCTGGTTGAAACTGCTGAACCTACAGAACTTGCTGAACTTTCTATGGAGGCCATAAGCACTGCTGTG